One genomic segment of Pyruvatibacter mobilis includes these proteins:
- a CDS encoding class GN sortase yields the protein MIARRTLLGLTAGALLLGGASALAASLYIDAKALVGQVMLEHAFAQTLETGAPVKPWSWADTWPVARVSAPMQGESAIVLAGAFGEAMAWGPGHMAGTPRPGARGMAMIAAHRDTHFAFLKDVTPGDPITVTNADGTAHHFTVTGTKIVRWDQSGLDPHTEGQKLALITCYPFDARTQGPLRYVVLAEKTDALQASGPAPALASLTPDPVSPEAMRTN from the coding sequence ATGATCGCGCGCCGCACCCTGCTCGGCCTCACAGCCGGTGCGCTGCTCCTGGGCGGCGCATCGGCGCTGGCGGCAAGCCTCTATATCGACGCAAAGGCGCTCGTGGGCCAGGTGATGCTGGAGCACGCCTTCGCCCAGACGCTTGAGACCGGCGCACCGGTCAAGCCCTGGAGCTGGGCTGACACCTGGCCCGTCGCCCGCGTCTCAGCGCCCATGCAGGGTGAAAGCGCCATCGTGCTGGCGGGCGCCTTCGGCGAAGCCATGGCCTGGGGTCCCGGCCACATGGCCGGCACCCCCCGTCCCGGCGCCCGCGGCATGGCCATGATCGCCGCCCACCGCGACACCCATTTTGCGTTTCTCAAAGACGTGACGCCTGGCGACCCGATCACCGTCACCAATGCCGACGGCACGGCCCATCACTTCACCGTGACCGGCACGAAAATTGTCCGCTGGGACCAATCTGGGCTTGATCCGCATACGGAAGGTCAAAAACTCGCCTTGATCACCTGCTACCCGTTCGATGCTCGCACGCAGGGCCCGCTGCGCTACGTGGTGCTCGCGGAAAAAACGGACGCACTGCAAGCAAGCGGCCCGGCCCCTGCGCTCGCGTCCCTCACACCTGATCCGGTTTCGCCCGAGGCAATGCGGACAAACTGA
- a CDS encoding marine proteobacterial sortase target protein — protein MAGTTVPTHVSLRLEAVTYVLRALAIIATFIVAALAQSGSLSIAALAQDTAQEASTKPAAPRLATVRPGDMTSGALLFETQTPGSYVQAPLVATDVDLDITGIIARGTVTQRFFNPTDGWVEGIYVFPLPDDAAVDTLRMQIGDRFIEGKVKEKQEARQIYEDAKEQGIKASLVEQERPNLFTNSVANIGPGEMVVVQIAYQQTVTVDQGEYAIRFPMVVAPRYMPQPSVHMVDFATGPNGETTGFAAISDPVPDRNRISPPVLNPETDGKSNPVTLSVSLAAGFALGDVTSHHHEVTLEKDKTSAKLTLDAPNGQVPADRDFELTWRAKDGAAPGAALFIETAEDASGNETPYLLLMLTPPTGTALPDAGPREVIFIIDNSGSMSGPSMDQAKKSLLMALDRLDTDDTFNVIRFDDTYDMVFPSAQRADRENLDIARAFVSALEADGGTEMLAPLEAALADANPGDTQRLRQVVFLTDGAIGNEVQLFETISQRLGRSRLFTVGIGSAPNSFFMTRAAEVGRGAFTHIGTAEQITSRMAQLFEKLETPVITGLEMDWPARLLNEAWPNPLPDLYKGEPIVLTARLARLPEPGDMLELGGTMAAAQGTTPWLVRLPLARAQEGDGIAKLWARRKIASLEGFRYAGGDWDTTDKELLATALDHHLVSRLTSLVAVDVTPSRPTGEDLASAEVPLNLPDGWNFEKVFGPDTTVIQTRASVTPDAAPGASQAASPWQVLKVAAAPPAPAAAKAGVPLPAGSTPAPLLFLIGAALIGLGILLLVLIRRDEKTGRPA, from the coding sequence ATGGCAGGCACGACCGTACCCACACATGTATCTCTGCGGCTGGAAGCCGTGACCTATGTGCTCCGCGCATTGGCGATCATCGCCACCTTCATTGTCGCGGCACTCGCCCAGTCCGGTAGCCTGTCGATCGCGGCTCTTGCCCAGGACACCGCTCAGGAAGCCTCCACAAAGCCAGCCGCGCCAAGACTTGCGACCGTCCGCCCCGGTGACATGACCTCCGGGGCGCTTCTGTTCGAGACCCAGACACCGGGCAGTTACGTGCAGGCCCCGCTGGTGGCGACCGACGTTGATCTCGACATCACCGGCATCATCGCCCGCGGCACCGTCACCCAGCGCTTCTTCAACCCCACCGACGGCTGGGTCGAAGGCATCTATGTCTTCCCCCTGCCGGATGACGCCGCCGTCGACACCCTGCGCATGCAGATCGGCGACCGCTTCATCGAAGGCAAGGTGAAGGAGAAGCAGGAAGCCCGCCAGATCTACGAGGATGCCAAGGAACAGGGCATCAAGGCGTCGCTGGTTGAGCAGGAGCGCCCCAACCTTTTCACCAATTCGGTCGCCAATATCGGCCCTGGTGAAATGGTCGTGGTGCAGATCGCCTATCAGCAAACCGTGACCGTCGATCAGGGCGAGTACGCAATCCGCTTCCCCATGGTGGTCGCCCCTCGCTACATGCCGCAGCCCAGCGTGCACATGGTGGATTTCGCGACCGGCCCCAACGGCGAAACCACGGGCTTTGCCGCGATCTCCGATCCCGTGCCGGACCGCAACCGCATCTCCCCGCCGGTGCTGAACCCAGAAACCGACGGCAAGTCGAACCCGGTCACACTCTCCGTCTCCCTGGCCGCGGGCTTTGCCCTTGGCGACGTCACGAGCCACCACCACGAGGTGACGCTTGAGAAAGACAAGACCTCGGCAAAGCTGACCCTCGACGCCCCCAACGGCCAGGTGCCCGCCGACCGCGACTTTGAACTGACCTGGCGCGCCAAGGACGGCGCAGCCCCCGGCGCGGCCCTGTTCATCGAAACGGCGGAGGATGCGTCCGGCAACGAGACGCCCTACCTGCTGCTGATGCTGACCCCGCCCACCGGCACCGCCCTGCCCGACGCGGGCCCGCGCGAGGTGATCTTCATCATCGATAATTCAGGCTCCATGTCCGGCCCCTCCATGGACCAGGCAAAGAAGAGCCTCCTGATGGCGCTCGACCGGCTCGACACGGACGACACCTTCAACGTGATCCGCTTTGACGACACCTATGACATGGTGTTCCCGTCCGCCCAGCGCGCCGACCGCGAAAACCTCGACATCGCCCGCGCCTTCGTGTCGGCGCTCGAGGCCGACGGCGGCACCGAGATGCTGGCCCCGCTCGAGGCGGCGCTCGCTGATGCCAATCCCGGCGACACCCAGCGCCTGCGCCAGGTGGTGTTCCTCACTGATGGGGCCATCGGCAACGAGGTGCAGCTGTTTGAAACCATCTCCCAGCGTCTCGGCCGCTCGCGCCTGTTCACCGTCGGCATCGGCTCGGCGCCCAACTCCTTCTTCATGACCCGCGCGGCGGAAGTCGGCCGGGGAGCCTTCACCCATATCGGCACCGCCGAGCAGATCACGAGCCGCATGGCGCAGCTGTTCGAGAAGCTGGAGACCCCGGTCATCACCGGCCTCGAAATGGACTGGCCCGCCCGCCTCCTCAACGAAGCCTGGCCCAACCCGCTGCCGGATCTCTACAAGGGCGAACCCATCGTGCTGACCGCGCGGCTGGCGCGCCTGCCGGAGCCCGGCGACATGCTGGAACTGGGCGGCACCATGGCCGCAGCCCAGGGCACCACCCCCTGGCTCGTCCGCCTGCCGCTGGCCAGGGCGCAGGAAGGCGACGGTATCGCCAAGCTCTGGGCCCGCCGCAAGATCGCGTCGCTCGAAGGCTTCCGCTATGCGGGCGGCGACTGGGACACAACCGACAAGGAACTGCTGGCAACCGCCCTCGACCATCATCTGGTCAGCCGCCTGACGAGCCTTGTCGCCGTCGATGTCACCCCCTCGCGCCCCACCGGCGAGGACCTGGCCTCAGCTGAAGTGCCGCTCAACCTGCCCGACGGCTGGAACTTCGAGAAGGTCTTCGGCCCCGACACCACCGTCATCCAGACCCGCGCCTCGGTGACACCTGATGCAGCGCCCGGCGCATCGCAGGCCGCATCACCCTGGCAGGTGCTGAAAGTGGCCGCCGCACCGCCCGCCCCCGCAGCCGCCAAGGCCGGCGTGCCCCTGCCCGCAGGGTCCACCCCTGCCCCGCTGCTGTTCCTCATCGGCGCTGCACTGATCGGCCTCGGCATCCTGCTGCTGGTGCTGATCCGGCGGGACGAAAAGACAGGCCGGCCCGCATGA
- a CDS encoding glutathione S-transferase family protein: MTYRLYHMQSSGNCWKPRVALHQLGLDFELVDVDIMKGESRTEAFMARNPNGRVPLLELPDGRFLAESNAMLAYLAEGTDLIPADRYARALVFQWMFFEQYSHEPYIAVARYWRHLEGKEPPEAVPGQIEDRGYAALGVMEQRLAEAPFFAGDIYSIADIALYAYTHVAHEGGFSLEDFPNIRAWLARTATTPRFVGMDWRP; the protein is encoded by the coding sequence ATGACCTATCGCCTCTACCACATGCAGTCCTCCGGCAATTGCTGGAAGCCCCGCGTGGCGCTGCATCAGCTCGGCCTCGATTTCGAGCTGGTGGATGTCGACATCATGAAGGGTGAAAGCCGCACCGAGGCCTTCATGGCCAGGAATCCCAACGGCCGCGTGCCCCTGCTGGAGCTGCCCGATGGCCGCTTCCTCGCCGAGTCCAACGCCATGCTCGCTTATCTGGCCGAAGGCACCGACCTCATCCCCGCCGACCGCTACGCCCGCGCGCTGGTGTTCCAGTGGATGTTCTTCGAGCAGTACAGCCACGAACCCTATATCGCCGTTGCCCGCTACTGGCGTCATCTCGAAGGCAAGGAGCCGCCCGAGGCCGTCCCCGGCCAGATCGAGGACCGCGGCTACGCGGCCCTCGGCGTCATGGAGCAGCGCCTGGCCGAAGCCCCCTTCTTCGCCGGTGACATCTATTCCATCGCCGACATCGCCCTTTATGCCTACACCCACGTAGCCCACGAAGGCGGCTTCTCCCTCGAAGACTTCCCCAACATCCGCGCCTGGCTCGCCCGCACCGCCACAACGCCCCGCTTCGTCGGCATGGACTGGCGCCCCTGA
- a CDS encoding PLP-dependent aminotransferase family protein, with protein MVENILTTLPGLTLDRSADLPLHAQLAQALRAGILAGRTPPGTRLPATRTLAAELGIGRNTVADAYDQLIAEGYLEARVGSGTRVAPIAPDMLLTTNAENTPAEDAPPPPLSRRGRDLAGALRPVPPPPGRFGYAFQPGIPAFDAFPLASWTRISARCAKNIRAVGDYSDPDGLADLREAIVAHVKLARGVVCEADQVIVTAGTQAGLDLAARMLIDPQDPVWIEDPGYGGARGAFIGAGANLVPVPVDEEGMDVRTARRMGARPRVIYVTPSHQFPLGMTMSLARRLELLELAEDADAWIIEDDYDSEYRYHGRPLSSLQGLDGGRRVLYVGTFSKTFFPSLRLGYLVVPRDHADAFRKAIRNTGHSAPGLPQLALKEFMAAGHYEAHTRRMRKLYDTRRQMLVDTLHDVAAGTLEPQVREAGMQMPAFLKHRRDDEAMASDLVKRGIAAAPLGRYTLDERNWRPGLMLGFAAVEERFIRPAAETLNAYLEGA; from the coding sequence ATGGTGGAAAACATCCTCACCACCCTGCCCGGTCTGACGCTGGACCGGTCCGCCGATTTGCCCCTGCACGCGCAGCTGGCCCAGGCCCTGCGCGCGGGCATTCTGGCGGGCCGCACCCCGCCGGGCACCCGCCTGCCCGCCACCCGCACGCTGGCGGCAGAACTCGGCATCGGCCGCAACACGGTGGCCGATGCCTATGACCAGCTGATCGCCGAAGGCTATCTGGAAGCCCGCGTCGGCTCCGGCACCCGCGTCGCCCCCATCGCGCCCGACATGCTGCTCACCACGAACGCGGAGAACACCCCGGCGGAGGACGCCCCGCCGCCGCCGCTCTCCCGCCGCGGCCGCGACCTCGCAGGCGCCCTGCGCCCCGTGCCGCCGCCGCCGGGCAGGTTCGGCTATGCATTCCAGCCTGGCATTCCGGCGTTTGACGCCTTCCCGCTGGCCAGCTGGACGCGCATCTCCGCCCGCTGCGCCAAGAACATCCGCGCCGTCGGTGACTATTCCGACCCGGATGGGCTGGCCGATCTGCGCGAAGCCATTGTCGCCCACGTCAAGCTCGCCCGCGGTGTTGTCTGCGAGGCGGACCAGGTGATCGTCACCGCCGGCACCCAGGCCGGCCTCGACCTTGCCGCCCGCATGCTGATTGATCCGCAGGACCCGGTCTGGATCGAGGACCCGGGCTATGGCGGCGCGCGCGGCGCCTTCATCGGCGCCGGGGCCAATCTCGTGCCCGTGCCGGTGGACGAGGAAGGCATGGATGTGCGCACGGCCCGCCGCATGGGCGCCCGGCCGCGCGTCATCTATGTCACCCCGTCCCACCAGTTCCCCCTGGGCATGACCATGTCGCTGGCCCGGCGGCTGGAGCTGCTTGAACTGGCCGAGGATGCGGACGCCTGGATCATCGAGGACGACTACGACAGCGAGTACCGCTATCACGGCCGTCCCCTGTCCTCCCTGCAGGGCCTCGATGGCGGCAGGCGCGTGCTCTATGTGGGCACCTTCTCCAAGACCTTCTTCCCCAGCCTGCGCCTCGGCTACCTCGTGGTGCCGCGCGACCATGCGGATGCGTTCCGCAAGGCGATCCGCAACACGGGCCACTCGGCCCCCGGCCTGCCGCAACTGGCCCTGAAGGAGTTCATGGCCGCAGGCCACTACGAGGCCCACACCCGCCGCATGCGCAAGCTCTACGACACCCGCCGCCAGATGCTGGTGGACACGCTGCATGACGTCGCCGCCGGCACGCTGGAGCCGCAGGTGCGCGAGGCCGGCATGCAGATGCCAGCCTTCCTCAAGCACCGCCGCGACGACGAAGCCATGGCGTCGGACCTCGTGAAGCGCGGCATCGCCGCCGCCCCGCTGGGCCGCTACACGCTGGACGAGCGCAACTGGCGGCCCGGCCTCATGCTCGGTTTCGCCGCCGTCGAGGAACGCTTCATCCGCCCGGCGGCGGAAACCCTCAACGCCTATCTGGAAGGCGCCTGA
- a CDS encoding pyridoxamine 5'-phosphate oxidase family protein, protein MPKLIESPASASHYGRSRETKMRVAKRAEYGREAVHAILDEGYVAHIAFVTGGKPVCIPIFYVRDGESLLIHGSRKTRMFTELASGLPLCATVTHLDGLVLARSWFHHSMNYRSVMVHGAAEEVRDEAARMQAMWLFMERIAEGRADGSRAPNAQEMKATMVLRIPLETAVAKVRTGGPNDDAEDMDLPYWAGVVPMETRHLAPEVSADMQVDAEVPEGVLARCR, encoded by the coding sequence ATGCCAAAGCTGATCGAGAGCCCCGCGAGTGCCAGCCATTACGGTCGCAGCCGGGAAACGAAGATGCGCGTTGCCAAGCGGGCGGAGTATGGGCGCGAGGCGGTGCATGCCATCCTGGATGAGGGCTACGTGGCGCATATTGCCTTTGTGACCGGCGGCAAGCCCGTGTGCATTCCCATCTTCTATGTGCGCGACGGGGAGAGCCTGCTGATCCATGGCAGCCGCAAGACGCGGATGTTCACGGAACTGGCGTCCGGCCTGCCACTGTGCGCCACGGTCACCCATCTGGACGGGCTGGTGCTGGCGCGGTCGTGGTTTCATCACTCGATGAACTACCGCTCGGTGATGGTGCATGGCGCCGCCGAGGAGGTGCGTGACGAGGCCGCGCGCATGCAGGCCATGTGGCTGTTCATGGAACGGATCGCCGAGGGCCGGGCCGATGGCTCGCGGGCACCGAACGCGCAGGAAATGAAGGCCACCATGGTGCTGCGCATTCCGCTTGAAACGGCGGTTGCCAAGGTGCGCACCGGCGGGCCGAATGACGACGCCGAGGACATGGACCTGCCCTATTGGGCCGGCGTCGTGCCCATGGAGACGCGTCATCTGGCACCGGAGGTATCGGCTGACATGCAGGTGGATGCGGAGGTGCCGGAGGGCGTACTGGCGCGCTGCCGGTAG
- a CDS encoding alternative oxidase, with amino-acid sequence MTDRVSTPSPVNPHFAPADLGDRVALGFVKLLRFVADTFFAKRYGHRAVVLETVAAVPGMVAGLLQHLRSLRRMEDDDGWIRELLDEADNERMHLLTFVKIAQPSLLERMLILFTQFVFYNAYFFLYLASPKTAHRVVGYFEEEAVTSYTRYLAEIDAGRHENVPAPDLAIEYWDLAPNARLRDVVIAVREDEAGHRDRNHAFADTLKRGEQPRGQSQGQGQLEGA; translated from the coding sequence ATGACTGATCGCGTCAGCACCCCATCCCCGGTAAATCCGCATTTTGCGCCGGCTGATCTGGGCGACCGGGTGGCGCTCGGCTTCGTCAAGCTGCTGCGCTTTGTGGCCGATACGTTTTTTGCCAAGCGGTACGGGCACCGGGCGGTGGTGCTGGAGACGGTGGCCGCCGTGCCGGGCATGGTGGCGGGGCTGCTGCAGCATCTGCGGTCGCTGCGGCGGATGGAGGATGATGACGGCTGGATCCGCGAATTGCTGGATGAGGCCGACAATGAGCGGATGCATCTGCTCACTTTCGTGAAGATCGCCCAGCCCAGCCTGCTGGAGCGGATGTTGATCCTGTTCACCCAGTTCGTCTTCTATAACGCCTACTTCTTCCTCTATCTCGCCTCGCCGAAGACGGCGCATCGGGTGGTGGGCTATTTCGAGGAAGAGGCTGTGACCAGCTACACGCGCTATCTGGCCGAGATCGATGCGGGGCGGCATGAAAACGTGCCCGCGCCGGACCTTGCCATCGAGTATTGGGACCTTGCGCCCAATGCCCGGCTGCGTGATGTGGTGATCGCGGTGCGGGAGGATGAAGCAGGCCACCGGGACCGCAACCACGCCTTTGCCGATACGCTGAAGCGTGGCGAGCAGCCGCGGGGGCAGTCTCAGGGGCAGGGGCAACTGGAGGGCGCCTGA
- a CDS encoding pyridoxal phosphate-dependent aminotransferase: protein MALPDNFLSKSLARVQPSATIAVTQKARDLKAQGRDVIGLGAGEPDFDTPDNIKKAAVDAINRGETKYTAVDGIPELKEAIAAKFKRENGLDYAPEECFVAPGGKPIIFNAMVATLNPGDEVLIPAPYWVSYPDIVLLAGGEPKFVETTIENSFKLTAEQLDKAITPKTKWFIFNSPSNPSGAGYSREELKPLTDVLMKHPQVWILTDDMYEHLAYDDFEFVTPAQVEPGLKDRTLTMNGVSKAYAMTGWRIGYCAAPKDLIGAMRKLQSQSTSNPTSISQWAAVEALNGTQDFIPERAKVFKERRDLVVSMLNQADGIECPTPEGAFYVYPTCRGLIGKKTQDGKVIESDEHFATALLEQEGVAVVHGAAFGLSPFFRISYATSTEALEEACTRIQRFCGSLS from the coding sequence ATGGCCCTGCCAGACAACTTCCTCTCCAAGTCCCTTGCGCGCGTTCAGCCCTCGGCCACAATCGCTGTGACCCAGAAGGCCCGCGACCTCAAGGCACAGGGCCGGGATGTGATCGGCCTGGGTGCGGGCGAGCCGGATTTCGATACGCCGGACAACATCAAGAAGGCCGCGGTCGACGCGATCAATCGCGGTGAGACCAAATATACCGCCGTTGACGGTATCCCCGAGCTGAAGGAGGCGATTGCCGCCAAGTTCAAGCGCGAGAACGGTCTCGATTATGCGCCGGAAGAATGCTTCGTGGCGCCGGGCGGCAAGCCCATCATCTTCAATGCGATGGTGGCGACGCTGAACCCGGGCGACGAGGTGCTGATCCCGGCACCGTACTGGGTGAGCTATCCGGACATCGTGCTGCTGGCCGGCGGTGAGCCGAAATTCGTCGAGACGACGATCGAGAACAGCTTCAAGCTGACCGCAGAGCAGCTTGACAAGGCGATTACGCCGAAGACCAAGTGGTTCATCTTCAACTCGCCGTCCAACCCGTCGGGCGCGGGCTATTCGCGTGAGGAGCTGAAGCCGCTTACGGACGTGCTGATGAAGCATCCGCAGGTGTGGATCCTCACCGACGACATGTATGAGCACCTGGCCTATGACGATTTCGAGTTCGTGACGCCTGCGCAGGTGGAGCCGGGCCTCAAGGACCGGACACTGACGATGAACGGCGTCTCCAAGGCCTATGCGATGACCGGCTGGCGTATTGGCTATTGCGCCGCGCCGAAGGACCTGATCGGCGCCATGCGCAAGCTGCAGTCGCAGTCCACCTCCAACCCCACCTCGATCAGCCAGTGGGCGGCGGTGGAAGCGCTCAACGGCACGCAGGATTTCATTCCCGAGCGCGCCAAGGTGTTCAAGGAGCGCCGCGACCTCGTGGTCTCCATGCTGAACCAGGCGGACGGCATCGAATGCCCGACGCCGGAGGGCGCGTTCTATGTCTATCCGACCTGCCGCGGCCTGATCGGCAAGAAGACGCAGGACGGCAAGGTGATTGAGAGTGACGAGCATTTTGCGACAGCGCTGCTCGAGCAGGAAGGCGTGGCCGTGGTGCACGGTGCCGCCTTCGGCCTGTCGCCCTTCTTCCGTATCTCCTACGCAACATCCACCGAAGCCCTGGAAGAAGCCTGCACCCGCATCCAGCGCTTCTGCGGCAGCCTGAGCTAG
- a CDS encoding M48 family metallopeptidase, protein MSDTYTRPVITLDKSRAPIRMNRRQILQGLAAGSVVAFTGCAYNPSLGRDQLMLVSEGQMASLSAQAWSDLKKKQKISRDPKYNNRLRNVGRKIVGAANMQNQQWEYVAFESKQKNAFVLPGGKVGFYTGMMDFVDNDAQLAAIMGHEVGHVRARHGAERYSQGLASQVGMTAAQVAVSAGDVAYGGPLVAALGLGLQFGVLLPYSRRHELEADSLGLTYMAKAGYNPHQSVALWEKMDKAGGSRPPEFMSTHPDPRTRIAALRTQIQQMGY, encoded by the coding sequence ATGTCCGACACCTACACAAGGCCCGTCATCACGCTCGATAAATCCCGTGCGCCGATCCGCATGAACCGCCGCCAGATCCTGCAGGGCCTCGCCGCGGGCTCCGTCGTGGCGTTCACCGGCTGCGCCTACAACCCGTCCCTCGGCCGCGACCAGCTGATGCTGGTGAGCGAGGGCCAGATGGCCTCCCTCTCCGCCCAGGCCTGGAGCGACCTCAAGAAGAAGCAGAAGATTTCGAGGGACCCCAAATACAACAACCGCCTGCGCAATGTCGGCCGCAAGATCGTCGGCGCCGCCAACATGCAGAACCAGCAATGGGAATATGTCGCCTTCGAGAGCAAGCAGAAGAACGCCTTCGTGCTGCCCGGCGGCAAGGTGGGCTTTTACACCGGCATGATGGATTTCGTGGACAATGACGCCCAGCTCGCCGCCATCATGGGGCACGAGGTGGGCCATGTGCGCGCCCGCCACGGTGCCGAACGCTACAGCCAGGGCCTTGCCAGCCAGGTCGGCATGACCGCAGCCCAGGTCGCCGTCTCCGCAGGCGACGTCGCCTATGGCGGCCCACTGGTGGCAGCTCTGGGCCTCGGCCTGCAATTCGGCGTGCTGCTGCCCTATTCCCGCCGCCACGAGCTTGAAGCCGACAGCCTCGGCCTCACCTACATGGCCAAGGCCGGCTACAACCCGCACCAGTCCGTCGCCCTGTGGGAAAAGATGGACAAGGCCGGCGGCAGCCGCCCGCCGGAATTCATGTCCACCCACCCGGACCCGCGCACCCGCATCGCCGCCCTGCGCACCCAGATCCAGCAGATGGGCTACTAG
- the msrP gene encoding protein-methionine-sulfoxide reductase catalytic subunit MsrP, producing MLIKRPRPWEISENHVTPEHVFLNRRSFLRHTGAGIAGAAVLGVAGCGEAAETASGGDSEAQLTAKAAELFPYPKNTDIPIDRPLTDEEVASTYNNFYEFGSHKRISRAAQALETRPWRIEIKGDVESPFTIDVDELIARMPLEERIYRHRCVEAWSMTVPWSGFPLAALVAMAKPTSSARYLKMQTFLKPSVASGQKQSWYPWPYTEGLTLAEATNELAFLVTGIYGKPLPEQFGSPLRLAVPWKYGFKSIKSIVRFEFTSRKPVSFWEEIQPSEYGFWANVNPEVPHPRWSQASEEVLGTGRRVPTLLFNGYAEQVAGLYKGLEGQKLYF from the coding sequence ATGCTCATCAAACGTCCCCGGCCGTGGGAGATTTCGGAAAACCACGTGACGCCGGAGCACGTGTTCCTCAACCGGCGGTCATTCCTGCGCCATACGGGGGCGGGCATTGCCGGGGCCGCGGTGCTGGGCGTGGCCGGCTGCGGCGAGGCGGCGGAGACGGCATCCGGCGGCGACAGCGAGGCGCAGCTGACCGCCAAGGCCGCGGAGCTGTTTCCCTATCCGAAGAACACGGACATCCCCATCGACCGTCCGCTGACGGATGAAGAGGTGGCGTCCACCTACAACAATTTCTACGAGTTCGGCTCGCACAAGCGGATCTCGCGCGCGGCGCAGGCGCTGGAGACGCGGCCGTGGCGGATCGAGATCAAGGGCGACGTGGAAAGCCCGTTCACCATCGACGTGGATGAGCTGATTGCCAGGATGCCGCTTGAGGAGCGCATCTACCGGCACCGCTGCGTGGAAGCGTGGTCGATGACCGTGCCGTGGTCCGGCTTCCCGCTGGCGGCGCTGGTGGCGATGGCCAAGCCCACCTCGTCGGCACGCTATCTCAAGATGCAGACCTTCCTGAAGCCGAGCGTGGCGTCCGGGCAGAAGCAGTCCTGGTATCCGTGGCCCTATACGGAGGGACTGACACTGGCCGAGGCGACCAATGAACTGGCCTTCCTGGTGACCGGCATTTACGGCAAGCCGCTGCCGGAGCAGTTCGGCTCGCCGCTGCGGCTGGCTGTGCCGTGGAAGTATGGCTTCAAATCCATCAAGTCGATCGTGCGGTTCGAGTTCACGTCCAGGAAGCCGGTGAGCTTCTGGGAGGAGATTCAGCCGAGCGAATATGGCTTCTGGGCTAATGTGAATCCTGAAGTGCCGCATCCGCGCTGGAGCCAGGCGTCGGAGGAGGTGCTCGGCACCGGCCGCCGCGTGCCGACGCTGCTGTTCAACGGTTATGCCGAGCAGGTGGCAGGGCTCTACAAGGGGCTGGAGGGACAGAAGCTCTATTTCTGA
- a CDS encoding Dps family protein gives MSVAINIGIEEKDREAIAEGLSRVLADTYTLYLKTHNFHWNVTGPHFNALHAMFMEQYTEMWQSVDEIAERIRALGVFAPGSYAAFSRLASVEPTSDDVPSAEEMVAQLVKGHETVARTARQVFKTAEEAGDEPTADLLTQRMQVHEKTAWMLRSTLERAS, from the coding sequence ATGAGTGTTGCCATCAATATCGGCATTGAAGAGAAGGACCGTGAGGCGATTGCCGAGGGCCTGTCCCGCGTCCTGGCGGACACCTACACGCTCTATCTCAAGACCCACAATTTCCACTGGAACGTGACCGGCCCGCACTTCAACGCGCTGCATGCCATGTTCATGGAGCAGTACACGGAGATGTGGCAGTCGGTGGACGAGATCGCCGAGCGCATCCGCGCCCTGGGCGTGTTCGCGCCGGGCTCTTACGCCGCCTTCTCGCGGCTGGCCAGCGTTGAGCCCACAAGCGACGACGTGCCGTCTGCGGAAGAGATGGTGGCGCAGCTGGTGAAGGGGCACGAGACCGTAGCCCGCACGGCGCGGCAGGTGTTCAAGACCGCTGAAGAGGCCGGCGATGAGCCGACCGCCGACCTGCTGACCCAGCGCATGCAGGTGCATGAGAAGACCGCCTGGATGCTGCGCTCGACCCTCGAGCGGGCGTCGTAG